A single region of the Gorilla gorilla gorilla isolate KB3781 chromosome 1, NHGRI_mGorGor1-v2.1_pri, whole genome shotgun sequence genome encodes:
- the LHX9 gene encoding LIM/homeobox protein Lhx9 isoform X7 translates to MLFHGISGGHIQGIMEEMERRSKTEARLAKGAQLNGRDAGMPPLSPEKPALCAGCGGKISDRYYLLAVDKQWHLRCLKCCECKLALESELTCFAKDGSIYCKEDYYRRFSVQRCARCHLGISASEMVMRARDSVYHLSCFTCSTCNKTLTTGDHFGMKDSLVYCRAHFETLLQGEYPPQLSYTELAAKSGGLALPYFNGTGTVQKGRPRKRKSPALGVDIVNYNSGCNENEADHLDRDQQPYPPSQKTKRMRTSFKHHQLRTMKSYFAINHNPDAKDLKQLAQKTGLTKRVLQGEQILGHYSQTSRRLKIP, encoded by the exons ATGCTCTTCCACGGGATCTCCGGAGGCCACATCCAAGGCATCATGGAGGAGATGGAGCGCAGATCCAAGACTGAGGCCCGTCTGGCCAAAGGCGCCCAGCTCAACGGCCGCGACGCG GGCATGCCCCCGCTCAGCCCGGAGAAGCCCGCCCTGTGCGCCGGCTGCGGGGGCAAGATCTCGGACAGGTACTATCTGCTGGCTGTGGACAAACAGTGGCATCTGAGATGCCTGAAGTGCTGTGAATGTAAGCTGGCCCTCGAGTCCGAGCTCACCTGCTTTGCCAAGGACGGTAGCATTTACTGCAAGGAGGATTACTACAG AAGGTTCTCTGTGCAGAGATGTGCCCGCTGCCACCTTGGCATTTCCGCCTCGGAGATGGTCATGCGCGCCCGAGACTCTGTCTACCACCTGAGCTGCTTCACCTGCTCCACTTGCAACAAGACTCTGACCACGGGCGACCATTTCGGCATGAAGGACAGCCTGGTGTACTGCCGCGCCCACTTCGAGACCCTCTTGCAAGGAGAGTATCCACCGCAGCTGAGCTACACGGAGCTGGCGGCCAAGAGCGGCGGCCTGGCCCTGCCTTACTTCAACGGTACGGGCACCGTGCAGAAAGGGCGGCCCCGGAAGCGGAAGAGCCCAGCGCTGGGAGTGGACATCGTCAATTACAACTCAG GTTGTAATGAGAATGAGGCAGACCACTTGGACCGGGACCAGCAGCCTTATCCACCCTCGCAGAAGACCAAGCGCATGCGAACCTCTTTCAAGCATCACCAGCTCCGGACCATGAAATCCTACTTTGCCATCAACCACAACCCGGATGCCAAGGACCTCAAGCAGCTTGCCCAGAAAACAGGTCTGACCAAAAGAGTTTTGCAG GGAGAACAAATCTTGGGGCATTACAGCCAAACATCCCGACGTTTGAAAATTCCCTAA
- the LHX9 gene encoding LIM/homeobox protein Lhx9 isoform X5 — MEIVGCRAEDNSCPFRPPAMLFHGISGGHIQGIMEEMERRSKTEARLAKGAQLNGRDAGMPPLSPEKPALCAGCGGKISDRYYLLAVDKQWHLRCLKCCECKLALESELTCFAKDGSIYCKEDYYRRFSVQRCARCHLGISASEMVMRARDSVYHLSCFTCSTCNKTLTTGDHFGMKDSLVYCRAHFETLLQGEYPPQLSYTELAAKSGGLALPYFNGTGTVQKGRPRKRKSPALGVDIVNYNSGCNENEADHLDRDQQPYPPSQKTKRMRTSFKHHQLRTMKSYFAINHNPDAKDLKQLAQKTGLTKRVLQGEQILGHYSQTSRRLKIP, encoded by the exons ATGGAAATAGTGGGGTGCCGAGCAGAAGACAACTCGTGTCCTTTCCGCCCCCCAGCCATGCTCTTCCACGGGATCTCCGGAGGCCACATCCAAGGCATCATGGAGGAGATGGAGCGCAGATCCAAGACTGAGGCCCGTCTGGCCAAAGGCGCCCAGCTCAACGGCCGCGACGCG GGCATGCCCCCGCTCAGCCCGGAGAAGCCCGCCCTGTGCGCCGGCTGCGGGGGCAAGATCTCGGACAGGTACTATCTGCTGGCTGTGGACAAACAGTGGCATCTGAGATGCCTGAAGTGCTGTGAATGTAAGCTGGCCCTCGAGTCCGAGCTCACCTGCTTTGCCAAGGACGGTAGCATTTACTGCAAGGAGGATTACTACAG AAGGTTCTCTGTGCAGAGATGTGCCCGCTGCCACCTTGGCATTTCCGCCTCGGAGATGGTCATGCGCGCCCGAGACTCTGTCTACCACCTGAGCTGCTTCACCTGCTCCACTTGCAACAAGACTCTGACCACGGGCGACCATTTCGGCATGAAGGACAGCCTGGTGTACTGCCGCGCCCACTTCGAGACCCTCTTGCAAGGAGAGTATCCACCGCAGCTGAGCTACACGGAGCTGGCGGCCAAGAGCGGCGGCCTGGCCCTGCCTTACTTCAACGGTACGGGCACCGTGCAGAAAGGGCGGCCCCGGAAGCGGAAGAGCCCAGCGCTGGGAGTGGACATCGTCAATTACAACTCAG GTTGTAATGAGAATGAGGCAGACCACTTGGACCGGGACCAGCAGCCTTATCCACCCTCGCAGAAGACCAAGCGCATGCGAACCTCTTTCAAGCATCACCAGCTCCGGACCATGAAATCCTACTTTGCCATCAACCACAACCCGGATGCCAAGGACCTCAAGCAGCTTGCCCAGAAAACAGGTCTGACCAAAAGAGTTTTGCAG GGAGAACAAATCTTGGGGCATTACAGCCAAACATCCCGACGTTTGAAAATTCCCTAA
- the LHX9 gene encoding LIM/homeobox protein Lhx9 isoform X6 produces the protein MLNGTTLEAAMLFHGISGGHIQGIMEEMERRSKTEARLAKGAQLNGRDAGMPPLSPEKPALCAGCGGKISDRYYLLAVDKQWHLRCLKCCECKLALESELTCFAKDGSIYCKEDYYRRFSVQRCARCHLGISASEMVMRARDSVYHLSCFTCSTCNKTLTTGDHFGMKDSLVYCRAHFETLLQGEYPPQLSYTELAAKSGGLALPYFNGTGTVQKGRPRKRKSPALGVDIVNYNSGCNENEADHLDRDQQPYPPSQKTKRMRTSFKHHQLRTMKSYFAINHNPDAKDLKQLAQKTGLTKRVLQGEQILGHYSQTSRRLKIP, from the exons ATGCTGAACGGTACCACTCTAGAGGCAG CCATGCTCTTCCACGGGATCTCCGGAGGCCACATCCAAGGCATCATGGAGGAGATGGAGCGCAGATCCAAGACTGAGGCCCGTCTGGCCAAAGGCGCCCAGCTCAACGGCCGCGACGCG GGCATGCCCCCGCTCAGCCCGGAGAAGCCCGCCCTGTGCGCCGGCTGCGGGGGCAAGATCTCGGACAGGTACTATCTGCTGGCTGTGGACAAACAGTGGCATCTGAGATGCCTGAAGTGCTGTGAATGTAAGCTGGCCCTCGAGTCCGAGCTCACCTGCTTTGCCAAGGACGGTAGCATTTACTGCAAGGAGGATTACTACAG AAGGTTCTCTGTGCAGAGATGTGCCCGCTGCCACCTTGGCATTTCCGCCTCGGAGATGGTCATGCGCGCCCGAGACTCTGTCTACCACCTGAGCTGCTTCACCTGCTCCACTTGCAACAAGACTCTGACCACGGGCGACCATTTCGGCATGAAGGACAGCCTGGTGTACTGCCGCGCCCACTTCGAGACCCTCTTGCAAGGAGAGTATCCACCGCAGCTGAGCTACACGGAGCTGGCGGCCAAGAGCGGCGGCCTGGCCCTGCCTTACTTCAACGGTACGGGCACCGTGCAGAAAGGGCGGCCCCGGAAGCGGAAGAGCCCAGCGCTGGGAGTGGACATCGTCAATTACAACTCAG GTTGTAATGAGAATGAGGCAGACCACTTGGACCGGGACCAGCAGCCTTATCCACCCTCGCAGAAGACCAAGCGCATGCGAACCTCTTTCAAGCATCACCAGCTCCGGACCATGAAATCCTACTTTGCCATCAACCACAACCCGGATGCCAAGGACCTCAAGCAGCTTGCCCAGAAAACAGGTCTGACCAAAAGAGTTTTGCAG GGAGAACAAATCTTGGGGCATTACAGCCAAACATCCCGACGTTTGAAAATTCCCTAA
- the LHX9 gene encoding LIM/homeobox protein Lhx9 isoform X4: MQTLQTPFPLRMKPASSRVSGPQEAMLFHGISGGHIQGIMEEMERRSKTEARLAKGAQLNGRDAGMPPLSPEKPALCAGCGGKISDRYYLLAVDKQWHLRCLKCCECKLALESELTCFAKDGSIYCKEDYYRRFSVQRCARCHLGISASEMVMRARDSVYHLSCFTCSTCNKTLTTGDHFGMKDSLVYCRAHFETLLQGEYPPQLSYTELAAKSGGLALPYFNGTGTVQKGRPRKRKSPALGVDIVNYNSGCNENEADHLDRDQQPYPPSQKTKRMRTSFKHHQLRTMKSYFAINHNPDAKDLKQLAQKTGLTKRVLQGEQILGHYSQTSRRLKIP, translated from the exons ATGCAGACGCTCCAAACGCCCTTTCCACTTCGGATGAAGCCAGCATCTAGTAGGGTCTCCGGCCCTCAAGAAG CCATGCTCTTCCACGGGATCTCCGGAGGCCACATCCAAGGCATCATGGAGGAGATGGAGCGCAGATCCAAGACTGAGGCCCGTCTGGCCAAAGGCGCCCAGCTCAACGGCCGCGACGCG GGCATGCCCCCGCTCAGCCCGGAGAAGCCCGCCCTGTGCGCCGGCTGCGGGGGCAAGATCTCGGACAGGTACTATCTGCTGGCTGTGGACAAACAGTGGCATCTGAGATGCCTGAAGTGCTGTGAATGTAAGCTGGCCCTCGAGTCCGAGCTCACCTGCTTTGCCAAGGACGGTAGCATTTACTGCAAGGAGGATTACTACAG AAGGTTCTCTGTGCAGAGATGTGCCCGCTGCCACCTTGGCATTTCCGCCTCGGAGATGGTCATGCGCGCCCGAGACTCTGTCTACCACCTGAGCTGCTTCACCTGCTCCACTTGCAACAAGACTCTGACCACGGGCGACCATTTCGGCATGAAGGACAGCCTGGTGTACTGCCGCGCCCACTTCGAGACCCTCTTGCAAGGAGAGTATCCACCGCAGCTGAGCTACACGGAGCTGGCGGCCAAGAGCGGCGGCCTGGCCCTGCCTTACTTCAACGGTACGGGCACCGTGCAGAAAGGGCGGCCCCGGAAGCGGAAGAGCCCAGCGCTGGGAGTGGACATCGTCAATTACAACTCAG GTTGTAATGAGAATGAGGCAGACCACTTGGACCGGGACCAGCAGCCTTATCCACCCTCGCAGAAGACCAAGCGCATGCGAACCTCTTTCAAGCATCACCAGCTCCGGACCATGAAATCCTACTTTGCCATCAACCACAACCCGGATGCCAAGGACCTCAAGCAGCTTGCCCAGAAAACAGGTCTGACCAAAAGAGTTTTGCAG GGAGAACAAATCTTGGGGCATTACAGCCAAACATCCCGACGTTTGAAAATTCCCTAA
- the LHX9 gene encoding LIM/homeobox protein Lhx9 isoform X3: MLFHGISGGHIQGIMEEMERRSKTEARLAKGAQLNGRDAGMPPLSPEKPALCAGCGGKISDRYYLLAVDKQWHLRCLKCCECKLALESELTCFAKDGSIYCKEDYYRRFSVQRCARCHLGISASEMVMRARDSVYHLSCFTCSTCNKTLTTGDHFGMKDSLVYCRAHFETLLQGEYPPQLSYTELAAKSGGLALPYFNGTGTVQKGRPRKRKSPALGVDIVNYNSGCNENEADHLDRDQQPYPPSQKTKRMRTSFKHHQLRTMKSYFAINHNPDAKDLKQLAQKTGLTKRVLQVWFQNARAKFRRNLLRQENGGVDKADGTSLPAPPSADSGALTPPGTATTLTDLTNPTITVVTSVTSNMDSHESGSPSQTTLTNLF, encoded by the exons ATGCTCTTCCACGGGATCTCCGGAGGCCACATCCAAGGCATCATGGAGGAGATGGAGCGCAGATCCAAGACTGAGGCCCGTCTGGCCAAAGGCGCCCAGCTCAACGGCCGCGACGCG GGCATGCCCCCGCTCAGCCCGGAGAAGCCCGCCCTGTGCGCCGGCTGCGGGGGCAAGATCTCGGACAGGTACTATCTGCTGGCTGTGGACAAACAGTGGCATCTGAGATGCCTGAAGTGCTGTGAATGTAAGCTGGCCCTCGAGTCCGAGCTCACCTGCTTTGCCAAGGACGGTAGCATTTACTGCAAGGAGGATTACTACAG AAGGTTCTCTGTGCAGAGATGTGCCCGCTGCCACCTTGGCATTTCCGCCTCGGAGATGGTCATGCGCGCCCGAGACTCTGTCTACCACCTGAGCTGCTTCACCTGCTCCACTTGCAACAAGACTCTGACCACGGGCGACCATTTCGGCATGAAGGACAGCCTGGTGTACTGCCGCGCCCACTTCGAGACCCTCTTGCAAGGAGAGTATCCACCGCAGCTGAGCTACACGGAGCTGGCGGCCAAGAGCGGCGGCCTGGCCCTGCCTTACTTCAACGGTACGGGCACCGTGCAGAAAGGGCGGCCCCGGAAGCGGAAGAGCCCAGCGCTGGGAGTGGACATCGTCAATTACAACTCAG GTTGTAATGAGAATGAGGCAGACCACTTGGACCGGGACCAGCAGCCTTATCCACCCTCGCAGAAGACCAAGCGCATGCGAACCTCTTTCAAGCATCACCAGCTCCGGACCATGAAATCCTACTTTGCCATCAACCACAACCCGGATGCCAAGGACCTCAAGCAGCTTGCCCAGAAAACAGGTCTGACCAAAAGAGTTTTGCAG GTTTGGTTCCAAAACGCACGAGCCAAATTCAGAAGGAACCTTttgcggcaggagaatgggggTGTTGATAAAGCTGACGGCACGTCGCTTCCGGCCCCGCCCTCAGCAGACAGCGGAGCTCTCACTCCACCCGGCACTGCGACCACTTTAACAGACCTGACCAATCCCACTATCACTGTAGTGACATCCGTGACCTCTAACATGGACAGCCACGAATCCGGAAGCCCCTCACAAACTACCTTAACAAACCTTTTCTaa
- the LHX9 gene encoding LIM/homeobox protein Lhx9 isoform X2, whose product MLNGTTLEAAMLFHGISGGHIQGIMEEMERRSKTEARLAKGAQLNGRDAGMPPLSPEKPALCAGCGGKISDRYYLLAVDKQWHLRCLKCCECKLALESELTCFAKDGSIYCKEDYYRRFSVQRCARCHLGISASEMVMRARDSVYHLSCFTCSTCNKTLTTGDHFGMKDSLVYCRAHFETLLQGEYPPQLSYTELAAKSGGLALPYFNGTGTVQKGRPRKRKSPALGVDIVNYNSGCNENEADHLDRDQQPYPPSQKTKRMRTSFKHHQLRTMKSYFAINHNPDAKDLKQLAQKTGLTKRVLQVWFQNARAKFRRNLLRQENGGVDKADGTSLPAPPSADSGALTPPGTATTLTDLTNPTITVVTSVTSNMDSHESGSPSQTTLTNLF is encoded by the exons ATGCTGAACGGTACCACTCTAGAGGCAG CCATGCTCTTCCACGGGATCTCCGGAGGCCACATCCAAGGCATCATGGAGGAGATGGAGCGCAGATCCAAGACTGAGGCCCGTCTGGCCAAAGGCGCCCAGCTCAACGGCCGCGACGCG GGCATGCCCCCGCTCAGCCCGGAGAAGCCCGCCCTGTGCGCCGGCTGCGGGGGCAAGATCTCGGACAGGTACTATCTGCTGGCTGTGGACAAACAGTGGCATCTGAGATGCCTGAAGTGCTGTGAATGTAAGCTGGCCCTCGAGTCCGAGCTCACCTGCTTTGCCAAGGACGGTAGCATTTACTGCAAGGAGGATTACTACAG AAGGTTCTCTGTGCAGAGATGTGCCCGCTGCCACCTTGGCATTTCCGCCTCGGAGATGGTCATGCGCGCCCGAGACTCTGTCTACCACCTGAGCTGCTTCACCTGCTCCACTTGCAACAAGACTCTGACCACGGGCGACCATTTCGGCATGAAGGACAGCCTGGTGTACTGCCGCGCCCACTTCGAGACCCTCTTGCAAGGAGAGTATCCACCGCAGCTGAGCTACACGGAGCTGGCGGCCAAGAGCGGCGGCCTGGCCCTGCCTTACTTCAACGGTACGGGCACCGTGCAGAAAGGGCGGCCCCGGAAGCGGAAGAGCCCAGCGCTGGGAGTGGACATCGTCAATTACAACTCAG GTTGTAATGAGAATGAGGCAGACCACTTGGACCGGGACCAGCAGCCTTATCCACCCTCGCAGAAGACCAAGCGCATGCGAACCTCTTTCAAGCATCACCAGCTCCGGACCATGAAATCCTACTTTGCCATCAACCACAACCCGGATGCCAAGGACCTCAAGCAGCTTGCCCAGAAAACAGGTCTGACCAAAAGAGTTTTGCAG GTTTGGTTCCAAAACGCACGAGCCAAATTCAGAAGGAACCTTttgcggcaggagaatgggggTGTTGATAAAGCTGACGGCACGTCGCTTCCGGCCCCGCCCTCAGCAGACAGCGGAGCTCTCACTCCACCCGGCACTGCGACCACTTTAACAGACCTGACCAATCCCACTATCACTGTAGTGACATCCGTGACCTCTAACATGGACAGCCACGAATCCGGAAGCCCCTCACAAACTACCTTAACAAACCTTTTCTaa
- the LHX9 gene encoding LIM/homeobox protein Lhx9 isoform X1, with translation MEIVGCRAEDNSCPFRPPAMLFHGISGGHIQGIMEEMERRSKTEARLAKGAQLNGRDAGMPPLSPEKPALCAGCGGKISDRYYLLAVDKQWHLRCLKCCECKLALESELTCFAKDGSIYCKEDYYRRFSVQRCARCHLGISASEMVMRARDSVYHLSCFTCSTCNKTLTTGDHFGMKDSLVYCRAHFETLLQGEYPPQLSYTELAAKSGGLALPYFNGTGTVQKGRPRKRKSPALGVDIVNYNSGCNENEADHLDRDQQPYPPSQKTKRMRTSFKHHQLRTMKSYFAINHNPDAKDLKQLAQKTGLTKRVLQVWFQNARAKFRRNLLRQENGGVDKADGTSLPAPPSADSGALTPPGTATTLTDLTNPTITVVTSVTSNMDSHESGSPSQTTLTNLF, from the exons ATGGAAATAGTGGGGTGCCGAGCAGAAGACAACTCGTGTCCTTTCCGCCCCCCAGCCATGCTCTTCCACGGGATCTCCGGAGGCCACATCCAAGGCATCATGGAGGAGATGGAGCGCAGATCCAAGACTGAGGCCCGTCTGGCCAAAGGCGCCCAGCTCAACGGCCGCGACGCG GGCATGCCCCCGCTCAGCCCGGAGAAGCCCGCCCTGTGCGCCGGCTGCGGGGGCAAGATCTCGGACAGGTACTATCTGCTGGCTGTGGACAAACAGTGGCATCTGAGATGCCTGAAGTGCTGTGAATGTAAGCTGGCCCTCGAGTCCGAGCTCACCTGCTTTGCCAAGGACGGTAGCATTTACTGCAAGGAGGATTACTACAG AAGGTTCTCTGTGCAGAGATGTGCCCGCTGCCACCTTGGCATTTCCGCCTCGGAGATGGTCATGCGCGCCCGAGACTCTGTCTACCACCTGAGCTGCTTCACCTGCTCCACTTGCAACAAGACTCTGACCACGGGCGACCATTTCGGCATGAAGGACAGCCTGGTGTACTGCCGCGCCCACTTCGAGACCCTCTTGCAAGGAGAGTATCCACCGCAGCTGAGCTACACGGAGCTGGCGGCCAAGAGCGGCGGCCTGGCCCTGCCTTACTTCAACGGTACGGGCACCGTGCAGAAAGGGCGGCCCCGGAAGCGGAAGAGCCCAGCGCTGGGAGTGGACATCGTCAATTACAACTCAG GTTGTAATGAGAATGAGGCAGACCACTTGGACCGGGACCAGCAGCCTTATCCACCCTCGCAGAAGACCAAGCGCATGCGAACCTCTTTCAAGCATCACCAGCTCCGGACCATGAAATCCTACTTTGCCATCAACCACAACCCGGATGCCAAGGACCTCAAGCAGCTTGCCCAGAAAACAGGTCTGACCAAAAGAGTTTTGCAG GTTTGGTTCCAAAACGCACGAGCCAAATTCAGAAGGAACCTTttgcggcaggagaatgggggTGTTGATAAAGCTGACGGCACGTCGCTTCCGGCCCCGCCCTCAGCAGACAGCGGAGCTCTCACTCCACCCGGCACTGCGACCACTTTAACAGACCTGACCAATCCCACTATCACTGTAGTGACATCCGTGACCTCTAACATGGACAGCCACGAATCCGGAAGCCCCTCACAAACTACCTTAACAAACCTTTTCTaa